The DNA segment CGGCTATCTGGGGCAGGTATCTGAGCGCGCTCAGGTCAACGCCCTCAACGCCGACCTCGAACTCGACACCGTCCACGTAAATCTTGAACCTCTGAACCGCCGGCGGCACCTCGGGCTTCATCCTGCCCTCCTTCCTCGCCCTGAAGAACTCCAGCGCCACCTGCGGGAAGAGGCAGTAGGTCAGAACGTCCTCCTCATTCTCCAGGTAGCCCAGCTCCTCGAGCTCCTTCCTGCATTTCTCCAGCGAGGGTGCGAGCAGCTCTCCGGGTCTTACGGTTATGGGTTCCTCATCCCCCAGGACCTTTGCCCGCAGCTCGGGGTTTATCTCCCCCGGCGGCCTTCCGTAGAGTCCTTTGATGTAGTTCTTGACCTCCTCTGTTATCCTCTCGTACCTTCCAAAGAGGACGTTGAGAACCGCCTGCGTTCCGACTATCTGGCTGGTCGGCGTCACCAGCGGCGGCCATCCAAGGTCTTCCCTGACGCGCGGAATCTCCTCCAGAACCTCCTGGAGCCGGTCTAAAGCTTTCATCTCCTTCAGCTGGGAGATGAGGTTGGAGTACATTCCCCCCGGAACCTGGTACTTCAGAACGTAGGGGTTCACCATGAGTGCCTCCCTGTGGAGCATTCCGGAGTACTTCTCGTCGAGGAGCCTCTTCAGGTACCTCGAAACCTCGTGGATGAGCTCCCTGTCGAGGTGGCTCCCAGCGGCCTCGGGCAGGGCGTGCCAGATGGTCTGTATGCCCGGCTGGGCCGTTCCAAAGGCGAGCGGGCTTATGGCCGTGTCTATGTAGTCCGCCCCGGCCTCGACGGCCTTGAGGTACGTTGCGACGGCCATTCCCGTTGTGGAGTGGGTGTGGACGTTTACGGGAACACCGTAGCGTTCCTTTATCTCGCTCACCAGCTCGTAAGCCTTCCGCGGCGTCAGCAGGGCCGCCATGTCCTTGATGGTTATCACATCAACATCGAGCGCCAGGAGCTCTTCGACCTTTCCCAGGTAGTACTCGAGCGTGAACACCTTTCCGGTCGTGTACGCTATAACCCCCTGCACCTCCGCCCCGACTTCCTTCGCCTTCCGTATCGCCACCTTCATGTTCCTGACGTCGTTTAGGGCATCGAATATTCTGAAAATGTCTATCCCGTTCCTGTGGGCCAGCTCGACGAACCTTTCAACCACGTCGTCGGGGTAGTGCCTGTAGCCGACGACGTTCTGCCCGCGGAGGAGCATCTGAAGCTTCGTCTTCCTTATGTGCTCTCTGAGGAGCCTCAGCCTCTCCCACGGATCCTCGCGGAGGTAGCGGATGCAGACATCGAAGGTAGCTCCTCCCCAGACCTCCATGGAGTAGAAGCCTATTTTATCCATCTTCTCTGCTATCGCGAGCATGTCATCGGTCGTGAGCCGTGTGGCTATGAGGGACTGGTGAGCGTCCCTAAACGTCGTATCTATTATCTCAACCCTGCTCATACCCTCACCTCCATCCAGGGCTACAGTCAGCAATTTAAAAGTCTAACGACGTTCGGTGGAGAAGAATTCGACAGAAGACGAAATGATGCCGCGCCGGAAAATTTGAAAATTGGTGGGGGCTCAGAGGAGCCCCTCGGCTTTCGCCGCTTCCTCCGGGTCCTCGTTGCGGTGGACGACGCGGAGGAGTGCCTTTATAAATGGCTCCGGGTCTTCGCGCTGGAAGATGTTTCTTCCAACGACCGCTCCGGCTCCGCCGGCCTCTATGACATCCCAGACGAGCTTGAGGAAGTCCACGGGGTTATCGGTCTTCGCCCCGCCGCTGAGGAGAACCGGGACTCCAGCTGCCGCATCAACGACCTTGGCGAAGGTCTCCCTCGAGCCGGTCCAGTAGGTCTTTATCATGTCCGCGCCGCTCTCAACGGCCGCTCTGGCACCGTACATGACGACGCGGTAGTCCTCTTTCCTGCCGTACTTTTCGTTTATGT comes from the Thermococcus celericrescens genome and includes:
- a CDS encoding pyruvate/oxaloacetate carboxyltransferase; the encoded protein is MSRVEIIDTTFRDAHQSLIATRLTTDDMLAIAEKMDKIGFYSMEVWGGATFDVCIRYLREDPWERLRLLREHIRKTKLQMLLRGQNVVGYRHYPDDVVERFVELAHRNGIDIFRIFDALNDVRNMKVAIRKAKEVGAEVQGVIAYTTGKVFTLEYYLGKVEELLALDVDVITIKDMAALLTPRKAYELVSEIKERYGVPVNVHTHSTTGMAVATYLKAVEAGADYIDTAISPLAFGTAQPGIQTIWHALPEAAGSHLDRELIHEVSRYLKRLLDEKYSGMLHREALMVNPYVLKYQVPGGMYSNLISQLKEMKALDRLQEVLEEIPRVREDLGWPPLVTPTSQIVGTQAVLNVLFGRYERITEEVKNYIKGLYGRPPGEINPELRAKVLGDEEPITVRPGELLAPSLEKCRKELEELGYLENEEDVLTYCLFPQVALEFFRARKEGRMKPEVPPAVQRFKIYVDGVEFEVGVEGVDLSALRYLPQIA